GCAATTTCGCCAATGGCGACATGGTTGGGCATACCGGAAATTTCCGCGCGGCCACCATGGCGGTCGAGGCGGTCGACCTGGCGCTCGGGCGTGTTTTGCAAGCACTTGAAGCGGCCGGGGGCGTCGCGTTGATTACGGCTGACCACGGCAATGCCGACGAAATGTACGAACTCGACAAAAAGACCAAGCAGCCGGCGCAGAATCCCGATGGCTCCTTCCAGGCCAAGACCGCGCACACCCTGAACCCCGTGCCGCTCATCCTGGCTGACTATGCCACGGGCGGCAAGCTGGGCCTTAAGCCGGTGGACAAGGCCGGTTTGTCGAATATTGCGGCAACGGTAGCCAACCTGCTGGGGCTTGAAAAGCATGCCGCATGGGATGAAAGCTTGCTCGACGTGCGCTGATTCAGGTTTTTGCAGCAATCAGGGGCGTGTGGCCGAGCGGCGCACGCCCTTTTTGTTTTTGCATCTGCAAAAAAACCTTTTTCAGGTTGAATTGGCCATGCTTTAGGGTGACAATTCCGCCCTTCGCCTGTCTGTGGTGTTTTTGCCGCGCTTTCAGGTCCTTTTTGGGTGGATAAAGCATGAAAAAGCAGATTTCCGGTTTGATGCTGGCCTTCGCTGCCAGCGCCCTGTTGGTCGGTTGCGGCAAGAAAGAAGAGGCCGCCCCGGCCGCCATTCCGGCGCCGCCGGCACTGAGCAAGATTGTGGTCGGCCTGGATGACAACTTCCCGCCGATGGGCTTCCGTGACGAAAAAAATGCCTTGATCGGTTTCGATATCGATCTGGCTCGTGAAGCGGCCAAGCGCCTTGGCGCCGAAGTTGAGTTCAAGCCGATCGACTGGAATGCCAAGGAAGCCGAGTTGGGCGGCAAGCGCGTCGATGTGCTGTGGAATGGTTTGACGATCACCGACAAGCGCAAGGAACAGATCGCCTTCACCGCGCCTTATCTGGAAAATCGCCAGATCATCGTCGTCGTGGCCAATTCGCCGATCAAGACCAAGGCTGACCTGGCCGGCAAGATTGTCGGCGTCCAGGAAGGCAGCAGTGCGGTCGAAGCCATCGAGAAGGATGCCGCCGGTAAAACCGTCAAGGAACTGAAGAAATTCGGCGACAACGTTACGGCGTTGATGGATCTGACGGCGGGTCGCCTCGAAGCGCTGGTCGTCGATGAAGTCGTCGGTCGCTATTACACCGCCAAGAAGCCGGGTGATTATCTGGTGCTGGACGACCATTTTGGTACCGAAGAATACGGTGTCGGTGTTCGCAAGGATGATGCCGACTTGCTCGCCAAGCTGCAAAAAGCCATGAACGAGATGAAGCAGGACGGTTCTGCCGCCCGTATCTCGACGCAGTGGTTCGGCAAGAAC
The sequence above is drawn from the Dechloromonas sp. TW-R-39-2 genome and encodes:
- a CDS encoding amino acid ABC transporter substrate-binding protein → MKKQISGLMLAFAASALLVGCGKKEEAAPAAIPAPPALSKIVVGLDDNFPPMGFRDEKNALIGFDIDLAREAAKRLGAEVEFKPIDWNAKEAELGGKRVDVLWNGLTITDKRKEQIAFTAPYLENRQIIVVVANSPIKTKADLAGKIVGVQEGSSAVEAIEKDAAGKTVKELKKFGDNVTALMDLTAGRLEALVVDEVVGRYYTAKKPGDYLVLDDHFGTEEYGVGVRKDDADLLAKLQKAMNEMKQDGSAARISTQWFGKNIVK